A window of Methylobacterium bullatum genomic DNA:
ACCTCCACCTTGGCGAGGACGGGGAAGCTGACGTCGTAAGTCAGGCTGCAGAACCGAGCGATCTCCCCGGCATCGCCCGGCTCCTGGGCGCCGAACTGGTTGCAGGGGAAACCGAGCACCACGAGCCCCTCCTCGCGGTGCTTGCGCCAGAGCGCCTCCAGCCCCTCGTATTGCGGGGTGAAGCCGCATTTCGAGGCGGTGTTGACCACGAGCACGACCTGCCCCCGGTGCTGGTCGAGAGGATAGGGCGCGCCGTCGGCGGCCTTGGGCGTGAAATCGAACAGGCTGGTCATGCGGCGGTGCGCTTCTCGACGAGGCGGGCGAGGTAGGAACTGCCCAGGGGGATGATGCTGTCGTCGAAATCGAAGGCAGCGTTGTGCAGGCCGGGCCCCGGCGTCCCGCCGATCCAGGCATAGGCCCCCGGCACCACCATCAGCATGTCGGCGAAATCCTCGCTGCCCATACGCGGCACCGTGTCGTCGTCGACGCCCTCGGAGCCGAAGATCTCGCGGGCGATCTCGGCCGCCGCGGCGGCATGGACGGCGCTGTTTTGCAGCACCGAGAACGTGTCGCGGATCTCCACCCCGATCTCCACTCCGTGGGCGAGGGCGATGCCCTGGGCGATCTCTCGGATGCGGCGCGAGACGAGCGCGCGCACGCCTGAATCGAAGGTCCGGACCGTGCCGGCGAGATGGGCGCCCTCGGGGATGACGTTGTAAGCCGCTCCCGCATGGATCTGGGTCACCGAGAGCACGGCGCTCTTCAGAGGGTCGGCATTGCGCGAGACGATGGATTGCAGCACCTGGACGAGTGCCGAGGCCGCCACGATGGGATCGAGACCGCGTTGGGGCTCGGCCGCGTGAGCGCCGCGCCCGGTGATGCGGATGTCGAAGAAATCCGCAGCCGCCATCATCGGCCCGGGGCGGATCTTGAGCTTGCCGTGCGGGCCGCTTGGAGTGTTGTGGAGCCCGTAGATCTCGTCGCAGGGGAAACGCTCGAACAGCCCGTCTGCCAGCATGGCGCGGGCGCCGCCGAGCCCTTCCTCCGCCGGCTGGAACACGAACAGCGCGGTCCCGTCGAAATCCCGCGTCTCGGCGAGGTAGCGTGCGGCGCCGAGCAGCATGGTGGTGTGACCGTCATGGCCGCAGGCGTGCATCTTGCCCGGAATGGTGGAGCGGTGGGGGAGGTTGGTCTCCTCCTCGATCGGCAGCGCGTCCATCTCGGCCCGCAACCCGATGCGGCGGCCCTTGGCCGAGCGCCCCTGCAGCACGCCGACGAGGCCGGTTCCGCCGAGCCCGCGATGGACTTCGATGCCGTAGCGTTCCAGTTCGCGGGCCACGAGGTTCGAGGTCCGCACCTCCTCGAAGCCGATCTCGGGATGGGCATGGATGTCCCGGCGGATCGCCGTGAGGTCGTCGGCGAAGTCCTTGATACGGTCGATCGGACTCATGGGCGCTCTTCGTCCTTCTCGGTCTCGGGATCGGCCATCGTGCCGTCCCGGCGAAACGGGGTCATCTCGGCGAGGACCGAGGCCGCCTCGAGCACGTGGTCGCGCTCGCGGCGGAGATAGTCGGCGATGGCCCGCCGCAGGGCCGGGTCGGCGATGTCGTGGGCCGAATGCATCAGCACCGGCCGGTAGCCGCGGGTGAGCTTGTGCTCCCCCTGCGCCCCGGCCTCGACGCGCTTGAGGCCGTGCCGGATCGCGTAATCGATGGCCTGATAGTAGCAGACCTCGAAATGCAGGAACGGGTGGTC
This region includes:
- the gpx1_2 gene encoding Hydroperoxy fatty acid reductase gpx1; this translates as MTSLFDFTPKAADGAPYPLDQHRGQVVLVVNTASKCGFTPQYEGLEALWRKHREEGLVVLGFPCNQFGAQEPGDAGEIARFCSLTYDVSFPVLAKVEVNGAGTDPVFAHLKQEKPGLLGTQGIKWNFTKFLVGRDGKVIGRYPPTAKPADLEGDIAKALAA
- the yxeP_2 gene encoding putative hydrolase YxeP, with protein sequence MSPIDRIKDFADDLTAIRRDIHAHPEIGFEEVRTSNLVARELERYGIEVHRGLGGTGLVGVLQGRSAKGRRIGLRAEMDALPIEEETNLPHRSTIPGKMHACGHDGHTTMLLGAARYLAETRDFDGTALFVFQPAEEGLGGARAMLADGLFERFPCDEIYGLHNTPSGPHGKLKIRPGPMMAAADFFDIRITGRGAHAAEPQRGLDPIVAASALVQVLQSIVSRNADPLKSAVLSVTQIHAGAAYNVIPEGAHLAGTVRTFDSGVRALVSRRIREIAQGIALAHGVEIGVEIRDTFSVLQNSAVHAAAAAEIAREIFGSEGVDDDTVPRMGSEDFADMLMVVPGAYAWIGGTPGPGLHNAAFDFDDSIIPLGSSYLARLVEKRTAA